The following proteins come from a genomic window of Elusimicrobiota bacterium:
- the metW gene encoding methionine biosynthesis protein MetW, with amino-acid sequence MNVRPDHVAIAGLVTEGARVLDLGCGTGDLLAVLVRERGVQAQGIELREESIYQCVEKGLSVHHGDIESGLGEFPDGDFDFVILNQTMQETRNVAFVLKEALRVGKNVIVGFPNMCHWKARVDVFFRGRTPVSPALPHRWYNTPNMHFLSLRDFEEFCAEKGIRVLAARGLTARGPVGWAANLRAETAVYHIARGNDFSL; translated from the coding sequence GTGAACGTCCGCCCCGACCACGTCGCCATCGCCGGGCTGGTCACAGAGGGCGCCCGGGTGTTGGACCTGGGCTGCGGCACCGGCGACCTCCTGGCCGTGCTGGTGCGCGAGCGCGGCGTCCAGGCCCAGGGCATCGAGCTGCGCGAAGAGTCGATCTACCAGTGTGTGGAAAAAGGCCTGTCGGTCCACCACGGCGACATCGAAAGCGGCCTGGGGGAGTTCCCCGACGGGGATTTTGATTTCGTGATCTTGAACCAGACCATGCAGGAAACCCGCAACGTCGCCTTCGTCTTGAAAGAGGCCCTGCGGGTGGGCAAAAACGTGATCGTCGGCTTCCCCAACATGTGCCACTGGAAAGCCCGCGTCGACGTGTTCTTTCGCGGCCGCACCCCGGTCTCCCCCGCCCTGCCCCATCGGTGGTACAACACGCCCAACATGCACTTCTTGAGCCTGCGGGACTTCGAGGAGTTCTGCGCCGAAAAAGGGATCCGCGTCCTCGCGGCGCGGGGGCTCACGGCGCGCGGCCCCGTGGGCTGGGCCGCCAACCTGCGGGCGGAAACCGCGGTCTATCACATCGCCCGCGGGAACGATTTTTCGCTGTGA
- a CDS encoding porin: MRRHFWLGFLALSAAVLRAEEPTLEQRLKALEDRLAASPVLAVGPEGVAVKSADGQTTTKLSGDLQADGRFYFSDDARSFTDTFLLRRVRPALDVALPGAVDLRVQANLVSASPSLDDAYLDIKPAPGWRARFGRFKAPFALETIQSSARLVFVERSLASGLAPVYENGLGLYRDFPAGRGLAAVSYGNGAVDGASADAEGAERKDVSVRLWGTPFAGGSFKTLSVGVAATHGREDGTTAAPRLPSFRTEGQNVFFSYKADHVAAGDRRRLSPQLAWWMGPMGLWAEHVTARQVVRSTVTAVAVDLTHRAWQVTTAWVLTGEPRTDRGVKPARPFDPRRGGWGAWEAAARASAFRADKATFDSGAADPDQSAAAARAWTGGLTWYWSANAKVQLNLTRTSFDGGATAGTDRRVERAFFTRAQVSF; encoded by the coding sequence ATGCGAAGACATTTTTGGCTGGGATTCCTGGCTCTGTCGGCGGCGGTTCTCCGCGCCGAGGAGCCCACGCTGGAACAACGGCTGAAAGCCCTGGAAGACCGCCTGGCGGCGTCTCCGGTCCTTGCGGTGGGCCCCGAGGGCGTGGCGGTGAAATCCGCGGATGGCCAGACCACCACCAAGCTGTCCGGTGACCTGCAGGCCGATGGGCGTTTTTATTTCAGCGACGACGCCCGGTCTTTCACGGACACGTTTTTGCTTCGCCGGGTTCGGCCGGCCTTGGACGTCGCCCTGCCGGGCGCCGTGGACCTGCGCGTCCAGGCCAATTTGGTCTCCGCGTCGCCGAGCCTGGACGACGCCTACCTGGATATCAAGCCCGCCCCCGGCTGGCGCGCGCGGTTCGGCCGATTCAAAGCGCCCTTCGCCCTGGAGACCATCCAGTCCAGCGCGCGGCTGGTGTTCGTGGAACGAAGCCTCGCGTCGGGGTTGGCGCCGGTGTACGAAAATGGCCTTGGACTCTATCGGGATTTCCCGGCGGGCCGCGGTTTGGCGGCGGTGTCCTACGGGAACGGCGCCGTCGACGGCGCCTCGGCCGACGCGGAAGGCGCTGAGCGAAAGGACGTTTCCGTCCGGCTGTGGGGGACGCCCTTCGCCGGGGGCTCTTTCAAGACGTTGTCGGTCGGCGTGGCCGCCACGCACGGCCGTGAAGACGGCACGACCGCGGCGCCGCGCCTCCCCTCGTTTCGGACCGAGGGGCAAAACGTTTTCTTTTCCTACAAGGCGGACCACGTGGCCGCCGGCGACCGTCGCCGTTTGTCGCCCCAACTGGCGTGGTGGATGGGGCCGATGGGCCTGTGGGCGGAGCACGTGACCGCCCGCCAGGTCGTCCGCTCCACGGTGACGGCCGTCGCCGTCGATTTAACGCACCGGGCCTGGCAGGTCACGACGGCCTGGGTGTTGACCGGGGAACCGCGGACCGATCGGGGCGTGAAACCCGCCCGACCTTTCGATCCCCGCCGCGGCGGGTGGGGCGCCTGGGAAGCCGCCGCGCGCGCCAGCGCTTTTCGCGCGGACAAAGCGACGTTTGATTCCGGCGCGGCCGACCCCGATCAATCCGCCGCCGCGGCCCGCGCTTGGACGGGAGGACTCACGTGGTACTGGAGCGCCAACGCCAAAGTCCAACTGAACCTCACCCGCACGTCTTTTGACGGCGGCGCCACCGCCGGCACCGACCGTCGAGTGGAACGGGCGTTCTTCACGCGGGCGCAAGTTTCTTTCTAA